The Bifidobacterium eulemuris genome includes a window with the following:
- a CDS encoding beta-galactosidase, protein MQPLFDSFLFGGDWNPEQWPEETWERDIEMLEHAHINEATINVFSWTLLQPDEGEYDFATLDRIVALLVRHKFNIVLATSTAALPAWLVRTHPEVIRTESNGRRHVFGGRHNFCPNSAVFRGLSGELASRIAERYAGTPGLKAWHIGNEYGGGGGMCYCETCAEAFREWLRGKYGTLEALNRAWCANFWSHTIVDWADVVPPVEYGDGIGTEKAVVSGLLMDYRRFQNESQLACYVNERDAVRRHDAATPITTNLMGTFKDLDYFAWGRELDVVSWDNYPGMDMPSSYTAMCHDLMRGVGGGKPFMLMEQTPNQQNWFPFCKVKRPGEVRALSWQAVAHGADTVQFFQMRQSIGGCERFHGAVIAHDGTEDSRVFRETAALGEELERVGARLMGSHTRARVAVMFDWESYWSLEGCVGPTKGFQYPQEVHRFYRALHRRNVEVDVIASTTPAAELKRYALVVAPALIMVKPGVAEALEEYVREGGRFVTGYMAGIHDEHDLVVPGGYPGALREVCGVWVEEIDALAPDETVAVRLGGELGGGQARGEIVASIMHLEGARALAEYDGDDFYADTAALSVNEFGQGRAYYVGTPLDEDGMDAFLGALVAELGVFAFETPEGVEVATRHGDDDTDFVFVLNMTGQARRVLVPVDADSADVLVGDASAAAGVEHELAPYGVEVLAVRCRG, encoded by the coding sequence TATCAACGAAGCCACCATCAACGTGTTCTCGTGGACGCTGCTGCAGCCCGACGAAGGCGAATACGACTTCGCCACGCTGGACAGGATCGTGGCCCTGCTGGTGCGCCACAAGTTCAACATCGTGCTCGCCACCTCCACCGCCGCGCTGCCGGCCTGGCTGGTGCGCACCCATCCCGAGGTCATCCGCACCGAATCGAACGGCCGCCGCCACGTGTTCGGCGGACGCCACAACTTCTGCCCGAACTCCGCCGTGTTCCGCGGGCTGTCCGGCGAACTCGCCTCGCGCATCGCCGAACGCTACGCGGGCACCCCGGGCCTGAAGGCCTGGCATATCGGCAACGAGTACGGCGGCGGTGGCGGCATGTGCTACTGCGAGACGTGCGCCGAGGCCTTCCGCGAATGGCTACGGGGCAAATACGGCACGTTGGAGGCGCTGAACCGGGCGTGGTGCGCGAACTTCTGGAGCCATACGATCGTCGACTGGGCCGACGTGGTGCCGCCGGTGGAATACGGCGACGGCATCGGCACCGAGAAGGCGGTGGTCTCCGGCCTGCTGATGGACTACCGCCGCTTCCAGAACGAGTCGCAGCTCGCCTGCTACGTCAACGAGCGGGATGCGGTGCGCCGCCATGACGCCGCCACCCCGATCACCACGAATCTCATGGGCACGTTCAAGGACCTCGACTACTTCGCCTGGGGCCGCGAGCTGGACGTGGTCAGCTGGGACAACTATCCCGGCATGGATATGCCCTCCAGCTACACGGCCATGTGCCACGACCTGATGCGCGGGGTGGGCGGCGGCAAGCCGTTCATGCTGATGGAGCAGACGCCGAACCAGCAGAACTGGTTCCCCTTCTGCAAGGTCAAGCGCCCCGGCGAGGTGCGCGCGCTGAGCTGGCAGGCGGTGGCCCATGGCGCCGACACGGTGCAGTTCTTCCAGATGCGCCAGTCGATCGGCGGCTGCGAGCGCTTCCACGGCGCGGTGATCGCCCACGACGGCACCGAGGACTCCCGCGTGTTCCGCGAGACCGCGGCGCTCGGCGAGGAGCTGGAGCGTGTGGGTGCCCGGCTGATGGGGTCCCACACGCGCGCCCGCGTGGCCGTGATGTTCGATTGGGAGAGCTACTGGTCGCTGGAGGGCTGTGTGGGTCCGACCAAGGGATTCCAGTATCCGCAGGAGGTGCACCGCTTCTACCGCGCGCTGCACCGGCGCAATGTGGAGGTCGATGTCATCGCCAGCACCACGCCGGCCGCGGAACTCAAGCGGTATGCGCTGGTGGTCGCGCCCGCGCTGATTATGGTCAAGCCCGGCGTGGCCGAGGCCCTCGAGGAGTATGTGCGCGAGGGCGGGCGCTTCGTGACCGGCTATATGGCCGGCATCCATGACGAGCATGATCTGGTGGTGCCCGGCGGCTACCCCGGCGCGTTGCGTGAGGTGTGCGGCGTGTGGGTCGAGGAGATCGACGCGCTCGCGCCGGACGAGACGGTCGCGGTGCGTTTGGGCGGCGAGCTGGGCGGCGGCCAGGCCCGCGGCGAGATCGTCGCCAGCATCATGCATCTCGAGGGCGCCCGCGCGTTGGCCGAATACGACGGGGACGACTTCTACGCCGATACCGCCGCGCTCAGCGTCAACGAGTTCGGCCAAGGCCGGGCGTACTACGTCGGCACCCCGCTGGACGAGGACGGCATGGACGCGTTCCTCGGCGCGCTTGTCGCCGAACTGGGCGTCTTCGCCTTCGAAACGCCGGAGGGCGTGGAGGTGGCGACGCGCCATGGCGACGACGACACGGATTTCGTGTTCGTGCTGAATATGACCGGCCAGGCGCGGCGCGTGCTGGTGCCGGTGGACGCCGACAGCGCGGATGTGCTGGTGGGCGATGCGTCGGCCGCGGCGGGCGTCGAGCATGAGCTGGCCCCCTACGGAGTGGAAGTGCTCGCCGTGCGATGCCGGGGATAA
- a CDS encoding LacI family DNA-binding transcriptional regulator, whose product MPGIKEVAARAGVSVSTVSYVMSGKRSVSGETKLKVMRAARELGYHSRGETHAVRGARAGVIAMSSPIDESTDYMYWAPFCFAIAKQARRRGYDVLVMTEEAGSTDIMRMADSGAVDGVVLLDVSLEDPRAAEARVSRVPVVSIGCPRKVEGLVAIDLDFERMGRKAVDVLRCFGHRHVLFVGSPVAAYLSQVNFLVRTRDAIMARARSVGVSVTFVAMRDGGTEDVSRIAASAFEQDPLITAVIGQCDVTALSNLAAVLQSQGKDVPRDISMLMLGSFGHASAMGERIDEIPMQPYSTCNRAVDVLVDLIEGRRRRGADGDVELMPVSYLRRGSVAQAREIDA is encoded by the coding sequence ATGCCGGGGATAAAGGAGGTCGCGGCCCGCGCCGGCGTCTCGGTCAGCACCGTCTCGTATGTGATGAGCGGCAAGCGCTCCGTCAGCGGCGAGACGAAACTGAAGGTGATGCGGGCCGCGCGTGAGCTCGGCTACCATTCGCGCGGCGAGACGCATGCCGTGCGGGGCGCCCGCGCCGGCGTGATCGCGATGAGCTCTCCGATCGACGAATCCACCGACTATATGTACTGGGCGCCGTTCTGCTTCGCCATAGCCAAGCAGGCCCGCAGGCGCGGCTACGACGTGCTGGTGATGACCGAGGAGGCCGGCAGCACGGATATCATGCGCATGGCGGACTCCGGCGCGGTGGACGGCGTGGTGCTGCTGGACGTCTCGCTGGAGGATCCGCGCGCCGCCGAGGCGCGGGTCTCGCGCGTGCCGGTGGTGTCGATCGGATGCCCCCGTAAGGTCGAGGGGCTGGTGGCCATCGACCTCGATTTCGAGAGAATGGGGCGCAAGGCGGTCGATGTGCTGCGCTGCTTCGGCCATCGGCATGTGCTGTTCGTCGGCTCGCCGGTGGCCGCCTATCTTTCGCAGGTGAATTTTCTGGTGCGCACCAGGGACGCCATTATGGCGCGGGCCCGGTCGGTGGGCGTTTCGGTGACGTTCGTGGCCATGCGCGACGGCGGCACCGAGGACGTCTCGCGCATCGCGGCGAGCGCGTTCGAGCAGGATCCGCTGATCACCGCGGTGATCGGGCAATGCGATGTGACCGCTCTGTCGAATCTCGCCGCCGTGCTGCAATCCCAAGGCAAGGACGTGCCCCGCGACATCTCCATGCTGATGCTGGGCTCGTTCGGCCATGCGTCCGCCATGGGCGAGCGGATCGACGAGATTCCGATGCAGCCGTACAGCACCTGCAACCGCGCCGTGGACGTGCTGGTGGATCTGATCGAGGGCAGGCGCCGCCGAGGCGCGGATGGGGACGTCGAATTGATGCCGGTGTCGTATCTGCGGCGGGGCAGCGTGGCGCAGGCTCGGGAAATCGACGCCTGA